One genomic window of Quercus robur chromosome 6, dhQueRobu3.1, whole genome shotgun sequence includes the following:
- the LOC126732686 gene encoding probable disease resistance protein At5g66900: MAAEAALGAVFGEVFAVFHESVKEVGSKALMFKPILKSLESQLGSLTPLVEDIGRLSEQLEPRKVETETLIEHMKKGEKLVRKCSKIRWWNYCLKVRYSTKLQELDKEILKFCQVNLQVYGRRNSLMALSSMNRMLQKVDSVVETPRVSCAVPGLRDLTVGLEMPIMELKTLLLKEEVQLLLVTAPGGCGKTTLVQKLCQDDQIKGIYKENILFVNVSKTPNVKVIVQNLFDYKRFRPEFLIQSDEDAIEQLPQLLNHIGPDPILLILDDVWLGSKSLPEKFKFNIPKYKILVTSRTAFPRFEFTYNLKLLNDVDANDLFCHSASLQDGSTYIPAEEDIKKIVRGCGGFPLVLKVIGGSLCRQKEEVWRSRLMKWSDGRSFVSSDAELLACLQKSLEFQNDMDNIEDCFMDLGSFPEDQRIPVAALIDMWAELYGLDEDGIHAIANLRELTTRNLASLVMARKDASEVNSYYNDDFVTQHDILRELAMHQSNQEPEGRRLRLIMNISGNNLPKWWMEQEQLLINARLLSISTDESFSWSWCNIQAPKVEVLVLNFQTKNYTLPEFVEKMDELKVLIVTNCGFFHAKISNFQLLGSLPKFRRIRLEKVSISSLCETLVTLKSLKKITLFMCNIGKAFENCTIQLSNALPNLIEIRIDYCNDLLELPVGLCDIVLLKKLSITNCHKLSALPKGIGKLVNLEVLRFRSCTDLSELPESMRSLHKLSILDISDCLSISKLPKHIGELCNLKVLNMKGCLRLRDPLPESTMELKQLELVVCDEERAKLWEHIKEFLTKLKVEVAEKDINLNWLPK; encoded by the exons ATGGCAGCAGAGGCAGCACTTGGGGCAGTATTTGGAGAGGTTTTTGCGGTGTTTCATGAATCAGTTAAGGAAGTGGGAAGCAAAGCCCTTATGTTCAAACCCATTCTCAAAAGCCTTGAATCCCAGCTAGGTAGTTTGACGCCATTGGTCGAGGATATAGGACGGTTAAGCGAACAACTTGAACCCCGAAAAGTGGAAACAGAGACCTTGATCGAACATATGAAGAAAGGAGAGAAGCTGGTTCGCAAGTGCTCGAAAATCCGGTGGTGGAACTACTGCTTAAAAGTCCGTTACTCCACCAAACTTCAAGAGTTGGACAAGGAGATCCTCAAGTTCTGTCAGGTTAATTTGCAAGTATATGGCAGAAGGAATTCTTTGATGGCTTTGTCAAGTATGAATCGTATGCTGCAGAAAGTGGATTCGGTCGTGGAGACACCAAGGGTGTCGTGCGCCGTTCCTGGACTCCGGGATTTAACAGTTGGGTTGGAAATGCCAATAATGGAGTTGAAGACTCTGCTGTTGAAGGAGGAAGTACAGCTGCTTCTAGTGACTGCCCCTGGAGGATGTGGGAAGACCACGTTGGTCCAAAAGCTTTGTCAAGATGACCAAATTAAGG GCATATATAAGGAAAATATTCTCTTTGTCAACGTTTCAAAAACTCCCAACGTGAAGGTCATTGTACAAAACCTATTTGATTATAAGCGTTTTCGGCCTGAGTTTCTAATTCAAAGTGATGAAGATGCAATCGAACAGCTACCGCAACTGCTGAATCATATTGGACCTGATCCTATATTGTTGATCCTGGATGACGTCTGGCTTGGATCAAAATCCCTTCCCGAAAAGTTTAAGTTTAATATTCCAAAATACAAGATTTTGGTTACTTCAAGAACAGCATTTCCAAGATTTGAATTTACATATAACTTGAAACTGCTAAATGATGTAGATGCAAATGATCTTTTTTGCCACTCAGCATCCCTACAAGATGGGAGCACTTACATTCCAGCAGAAGAAGATATCAAAAAG ATAGTAAGAGGCTGTGGGGGGTTCCCTTTGGTCCTTAAAGTGATTGGCGGCTCACTGTGTAGGCAAAAGGAGGAGGTATGGCGCAGTAGACTAATGAAATGGTCTGATGGTCGATCTTTTGTTAGTTCTGATGCTGAGCTGCTTGCTTGTCTTCAAAAAAGCCTAGAATTTCAAAATGACATGGACAACATCGAAGATTGTTTCATGGACCTAGGTTCATTTCCTGAAGACCAAAGGATCCCCGTTGCTGCCCTCATTGATATGTGGGCAGAATTATATGGGCTAGATGAAGATGGCATCCATGCCATTGCCAATTTGCGAGAACTCACCACTCGGAATCTAGCTAGTCTTGTGATGGCTAG GAAAGATGCAAGTGAGGTCAATAGCTATTACAATGATGACTTTGTAACACAACATGACATTCTTAGAGAGCTTGCTATGCATCAGAGCAACCAGGAGCCTGAAGGACGAAGGCTAAGACTGATTATGAACATAAGTGGAAACAATCTACCAAAGTGGTGGATGGAACAGGAACAACTCCTTATCAATGCACGATTATTATCTATCTCAACTG ATGAATCATTCTCATGGAGTTGGTGCAACATTCAAGCACCCAAAGTTGAGGTTTTAGTTCTGAATTTTCAGACAAAGAATTACACCTTACCTGAGTTTGTGGAGAAAATGGATGAACTCAAGGTTTTGATAGTCACTAATTGTGGTTTCTTTCATGCCAAAATAAGCAATTTTCAACTGCTCGGGTCTCTACCCAAGTTTAGGAGAATTAGATTGGAGAAGGTTTCAATTTCTTCCCTTTGCGAGACCCTTGTTACATTGaaaagtttgaagaaaataacCTTGTTCATGTGTAATATTGGCAAGGCTTTTGAGAATTGTACTATTCAACTTTCAAATGCTTTGCCAAATCTAATAGAGATACGCATTGACTATTGCAATGATTTGCTGGAATTGCCTGTTGGGCTGTGTGATATTGTCCTCCTAAAAAAACTCAGCATCACCAATTGTCATAAGTTGTCTGCATTACCTAAAGGAATTGGAAAGCTAGTGAATTTAGAAGTGCTAAGGTTTAGGTCTTGTACTGATTTGTCAGAGTTGCCAGAGTCAATGAGAAGCCTCCATAAGTTAAGCATTCTTGACATATCTGACTGCCTAAGCATTAGCAAGTTGCCAAAACATATTGGTGAGTTGTGTAATTTAAAAGTGCTCAACATGAAAGGTTGCTTGAGATTGCGTGATCCGTTGCCAGAATCAACTATGGAGCTTAAGCAATTAGAGCTTGTGGTATGTGACGAAGAAAGGGCCAAGTTATGGGAGCATATCAAGGAATTCCTCACCAAGCTTAAAGTAGAGGTGGCTGAAAAAGATATCAACTTGAATTGGCTTCCCAAATAA